One Lachancea thermotolerans CBS 6340 chromosome B complete sequence genomic window, AGCCATAGTCAACTTGTCCAAGTATGCAGACAACAAAATCCGCGTGAAGCTTGCGGGGGGAAGACTCGTGGTTGGTGTCCTGAAGGGTTACGACCAGCTTATGAACCTGGTTTTGGACGAAACTGTGGAACACTTAAGAGACCCAGAGGACGACACAGTTATACTGGAAGGCCAAACTAGAGAGCTGGGACTTGTGGTCATTAGAGGTACCATGCTGTTAACTTTAAGTCCTATGGACGGATCTGAAATTATAAGCAACCCACACGGGCCCGAGGAAGAATTTTAGGAGTACATGAGCGCATGCCTTACGCGCGAGTGCTCTGCAAAAGCGTCTACAGAGCTAACCGAGGAAGTACTACGAATTTCGAAGCATGGATGCTTTTTCAACGGTCGCGGGCACTCAAGCGCATGTTGATTTGAAAGTCCACCGCAGCCCGCTGAAACGGTGTTCTGGTTCCACAGTCACCAACATTCGAAGCTTCCAGGCTTGCACCTGCTTTGCGCAAGCGCGAGTCGCACATATCCATTAAATTCACAGGTCACTCCTCGTGCAAACCACAGTCAACGTTTTTTGTATAATTAATATCGATAAGCATAAATCTACAATAAAATTGCGTTTTGTAGTTCTCAGTTAGTTCCCCTTACTGGTTCACGCCTGGCGGCTACGTTTACAGCCCTGGATTGTTTGATTGGTCTCTTTCCAGAGTATTGTCAGCACGTGAATGTACATGCAGCCTGATACGAGctttgagaagaagctcGGGGTCGAGAAGACCCTTAGGCAGTTAATGCTATCTGgatttttttgaaaagttgcaAGACTTTACCAATCGCTATCAGACACAATTGTGTTTCCCTCCTTGTGTTATTCTGCAGCGATTGTGACATGCTCCAGTGATTAGTGCGATTTCCGTCGGAGATTATGATCTAAAATCTTCTTCCATCCTGCTCACTCGATAgtggaaaaaaaaataaatatATTAagcgatgcgatgagattGAACTGGAAGAGTACTTTACTGATTAAGTTACGGTACCCTTCAAATTATATTCTGTGGACGCTCAAGATTTCCAGGCTTAAAATCACAGAAACACTCTAGTGCTTAGCTAACACAGTATCATCTTCCTCAAACAGTTACAAAATGTCCACCgaacctttcaaaaatgtcattATGCTTCCTCAAACTAACCAGTTGACTGGTTTATACACCATCATCCGTGACCAAAACACAAAAAGGCCAGACTTTATCTTCTACGCCGACAGAATTATCCGCTTGCTTGTTGAGGAGGGTCTCAACCACTTGCCAGTGCAACCAAGAACCGTGGAGACATCTACCAACCAAAAGTATGAAGGCGTGTCATTCCTTGGCAAAATCTGCGGTGTTTCAATCGTGAGAGCTGGTGAGTCCATGGAACAGGGTCTCAGGGAGTGCTGCAGATCTGTGAGAATTGGTAAGATTCTCATCCAGAGAGATGAAGAGACAGCTCAGCCAAAGCTATTTTTCGAGAAACTGCCTGAAGACATCGCTGAAAGGTATGTTTTCCTACTAGATCCTATGCTTGCTACCGGTGGTAGTGCAGCTATGGCCACTGAGGTCTTGATCAAGAGAGGTGTCAAGCCAGAAagaatctttttcttgaacctcATCTGCAGCAAAGAGGGTGTAGACTATTACCACTCCAAGTTTCCTGGAGTTAAGATCGTTACCGGCGCTGTCGACCCTTGCTTAGATGAAAACAAGTACTTGGTTCCCGGTTTGGGTGACTTCGGCGACAGATACTACTGTCTTTGATTCGATCTCAGTAGGATCTTTTCTGTACCTAATGCATATATTACATAAACCTAGAATGGATACACTGCGGATTTTCCTGCCATTCAGCCCGTGTGACCCAAAGTTTCTCGAAAGTCGACAAACCCGCGAGAATCGAGCCTCCTATCCAGGTACTGTATTTTCTCTCAGGCGGTGCAAATATCTTAATCTTGGTATTGGGCTCTGATGTTTTCCGTATCTCGCTCAGCAGTCTATCGCCAAACCCAGAAAACATCGTCGATCCGCCGCTCAGAACTATACTAGAGTACAAGGATGACCTTAAATCAAGATCAACTTTGGAGATACTCTGCTGGCACATTTCCTGAATGCTGCAGAATTCTGAGCCTATTAAATGTGGTTGGAAAAGGACTTCTGGTGCCCGAAATTTTTCTGCTCCCAAAGTCAAAATCTTACCATCTGGAAGTTTGAATCTAGTCTCAAGTTCAGCACTGTTCGCGCCTTCGTAGTTTTGCTCTTCATTACCAACATCTGTAGCCACGAAGCAagccttctctttgatcATGCGGACTATTTCGCGCTCTGAACTGGACGATAGCGTTACCCCTGATGATTTCCTCAACAACAATTGCAGAAATTCAGTAATATCGCGGCCGGCAACATCTATTCTTTGTATCGCAGAAGGGAGTGTGAATCCATCATATACTGGGACGCTTTGGCAACAGCCATCCCCGCAATCAATGACACAGCCTGTTGTTCGACCTCCGGCATAAAGTGCCAATACCGCTTGAATTGATACATAAACCGCTGGAGAACCAAAAGTTTCGAAGAGCATCTCACACATCTTGTTCCTATTTTTCATTGGGTTTAGCGGTGCCTCTGTTATAAGCATTGgatgttcttcaatgtTCGCAAGTTTCAGGCTGTTGTAAAACACATGGGTCCATAGCTGCTCGAGGCCTGGCCAGTCCTGTACTACACCATGCTCCAACGGATAATGCAGTTTTAGGAGTCCTCGCATTTTCTGAGCTTCATTACCAATCAACTGAGAGTCGCTTGCCAATCCCCCAGCCATGACTTTGTTGTATTTTGGAGTCCCGATTAATGAATACTCAAAGCATTTGGGTTGCTCTTCACCGCTAAACCCTGCTTTTATGATACCAGACCCATTATCCAATACGACAGGTTGATTGTACAACCCATGTGAGCCGCTCATATACAGTGATCACTTTGGCGTGTGTGTAAGTTCTAATGATCTGCGATGCTCAATGAGTATGTAAAACACGAAGGACGGTGCAAATTAAATATTTACAGAAAGAGAGTATATGGTCTCGACACAGTCTTAAAAGCCGTCTTGGCCATTGAAACCAATAAAGCCGGTCATCAAGAATATCTTATAGTACTTTTTCTTGGATATCATGTTAGTGTGGTTCCAAGCAGATGTCAATCTTCCATCAATACACGATCCGCTCATATAGAAGTTATCTGCGCCAGAACCATCGAACATATGCGCGAATgcatcttgaagaattgTCAGCTTCAACCCGTCAGTGGAACCGTACTCTCCTTCGATATAttccaaaagtttgggaTCATTATCAACAAGTTCATTGATCTTCATTAGTGCCTGGTCGAATGGGATCAAGATATTAGGTACTTGCGTATATTTGTCcagaaaaaacaaggcATTCGGAACAGCATCGTCGCCCAGATGAACTACGGATGAGCCCACCCAAGCGTCACATTTCGAGCGACATTCACTCAAGATGTTATGCATCTCCCTGTATAGCATGGGACACGCTTTTATGCGGTTAAGACCCTGTCCTGTTGAGGCTAACCGATATTCGTTCGGATTGTAAAGGTCTTGGTCAGCGATGTACCACAGGTGGATCATTTCTCTTTGTATGACAGACCACAGCGTTAGAGATTGTTGAACATAGTGCATTTGACGTGCGTGGTCATGGGTTAAACGTGCCCCACCCCTTCCGTATTGGATACCTATTGGGTACTGGGTAGCAATTGTTGGATTATTGAAGGCTTCCAGGCGCTCCAGCATGCGCATGATGGGTCTCCGGTTCATGTTGATGTATGCATTGTAATCGCCTATGGAGTATAGGACTTGGCGGATGTCATCTTTGCTGAAATACCTACTGCTGTACTTTGAagccagcttttcaatAGCGGCTTCCTTTTGCTTGATAAGGCGATTGATCTCTGGTCTAGACTTTCCAACTGGGGAAATCTGTGATGTGGCATATAGAATCAGCTTATCTTCAAATATTTTGAGGGCTTGACCTCGGTCTTCAGGCTtcgagctcaagaaagagTGGACAGTGCTCAAAGGCTTGAACAAGTGGAATTCCATGTGTTCCTCAATTTGAGGCAAACGTGAGTCCATGATCATGTAGCAAAGCTTGCCATAAGTATCTCTCATTTTCTCTGGATTCATAATCTTATAACGTCTCCCGATCTCGAAAACGTCTTGAAACCATGCAGCATTGTCACTAAAATTCTTCATCTCGAGCAGCTTCTGCCCGGTTCGTAAATTTGATGCAATTACAAGGCCGCAGAGCACAGAACACATCTCTTtaagctgctcaacaatCCTTTTTGCTTTAGACTTGTAGGATATGATATCCACTCTATCAGTATATTCTGAGACATTCAACGCCGCTTCCAGCAGCCTCAGTAaatgtctttcttcaggcGCTAGCCTCATAGGAATGAATCTTGCATGTTTTGCCAGCATTGCGAGCATTTTCAGGTCGAGAGAGTTCACTCCTTGTGTGACACCAGGCTCGGCGCCATCACCTGCCAGAGGATTCTGCTCACTAACGACATTATTGGAGTTTTGCAGCGCTTGCTGCTCCTGTTCGTTAGCTGGCAACTCCTCAGGCTGGAGGCTAACTTTGACGTATTCGTGCTTTTTTCTGCGTCCGCTGCGATGAATCATGTCAAAGCACACAACGCAGAAATGTTCTTCGCAGTCTTTGCAGATAATCTCAGTTTTCATATCCTTACAATCAATGCAAAACGAGCGGTCCACTTCTTCCTCATTATCATCAACATCAGCGGCTGTCTCGGCGTTCGAGATCCCATCcgcttcttcatcacttCCCTCGACGTATTCAGAATCCAAGATTTGTTTTAAagttctttttgatgacatACTGAAACTATTGTAAACCTTCCGTTTCAAAAGTTGGTTTCTGCTCTTTAAAATGGAAGCCTATGACCGAATCCAGTGAATAACGTGTACCTTATTGCAATGTCTGACTAACAATGGCCTCGGTGCTCAATACCGTTGCATGGAAAACTGCCGCAGATTCTCGAAGATGACATTGTACATCAAGGGCTCACAGTCCACATTACGTATAACGTGATCGGTGCATGTTCCGTCTCAAATAGCGCCTCTTTGCACCGTGCCAAGCTGAACTGACGCCATGTCTATTATGTGATGCTCTAGATCCTTGGCGCATGGGATATGGAATTCTGGGAGACAGGTTGGTCccattttcaaaacttcgatgaacttttcaaaaaggtgTTGCCGAGATGAATTGCCAAGAGACGCTCCAGAAGAATCACAAGAAGATGCATTGGTGCACTTGCGCGTTTCAATCAGCTTCATTTGTTGAATAAAGCGTTTAAAATTGCGTGTTggtgaagtttttgatagtAATGTCGAACGATCGGCGAAACTTCAAGACCTCCGCTAGCATCAAATTCCCTTGATTACGGACAAGTGGGCGAATCTTTAATATTCGGTTTCTTTCGCTGGCACAACACTCTCCACTGTGATCCTTTCTATTGACCGCCGTCATGTCGGGTGATTCGAAAGATAGCACACTCAAATCGCGTCTTTCAAAGGACCAGCGGtccattttgaaagtgGTAATAACGGTTATTTTACTTGGCCtgttgttcaaaaagagcgtCCTCTCCAGTGATCAAGGCTTCGGTATGCTATGTGCTATTCACTGAGTAACTGATTCCTTCCATACTAACTATCTATATGACAGGGCCTAAGATTTTTAAAGGGCTACTTCGACGATATGGTAACTCGCATAGCCCTGAACTTCCACGACCCCCGATATTCGCTGAAACCAATCAATCACCAGAAGACGCCAACCCACTTAATATTGCGAGAATGGTGGCGTTTGGCGTAATATCGGTAATTGTTAGTTCAATTCTGATCCTCTGAACAGGTACAAACATTGAGCATTGAAGTCATAAGCTGAGCACAGGCAGCTTATATGAATTAATGGACTACTTATAGCATTATATCAGTTGGGAGTTAACAACTCTCTTGTTGGATGGAGCCCACAAAGAGCCGCCTCCTACTAGTTCGTAGTGCCAGTTCACTACTCTGATCAGGGACGTGGGCTTTCATTATACTTAACGCAGCATAGTGTTTgctgtgtttttgaagtctgaAACGATAATTAGATCTAGAGTTGCCGGGTGCACTGTTAAAAAGCGTCCCTCTtatgagctcttcgtcattaGATAATAAAACAAAGCTTATGCAACATTCCCCTATGCAGGGATGACCACACAGGGGCTATTGAAAATGCATAAATAACCAATCTATAATAAACTTTCACATTCAATCTTTGGAACAGCTTTCAGCACCGTGCAttggttttcaaaaacccCACAGGACCCACGATATAGGGTTTGACAAAGTGGTTTTTGCATTTATTTAATATAACTCCTTTGtctgttttgaaattccTGAATTTAGGTGCTTTAGATTTCCCAGGTTTTCCTCCCCCAAGGATGTATCCAGATATAGGCGGATTGTTCGTCTCGTAGGCTGGTGCTTGGGTTGGGCAAATGAGAACCTTGCCAAGCCACTCCTCATCCTCAGGAAGTGGCCTTATGCAACGTAACGAGTCCCTGATATACCTTCTTCGTGACatttcttttcttggtggaTGCCACTTAACCTCGCAGCTCCCGTATGGTATACTGCTTAGGTTGCTAGTGACAGACGATGCTCTGCGTCTGAACGCATCACCTCGATCGACAACGTAATAGTAGTCGTCTTCGCTGTCGTGGAATATACCCTCTTCTTGATATATTGAGGTCGCTGCGGTGGCTGTGTGGGGGTGCAAACTATCGatatcatcatcatcttcttcttcaccttcaTCGTCATTGTCAGTGTTTCCAAAAGTTGGCGAATCTTCAGTTTCCTCCCCTTCTTCTCCGTTGTGTTCGTAAATAACTTGCTGCAACTCATCCAAGTCGTTTTGAAGTCCAACGTTATTATGGTATCCTGattgaagctgaagttcaCCTGACGCAATCGTTGCTCCACCGATGGAAACCTCACTGCCCGGTGAGCCCGGCGAGCCCGGCGTTGTCACTGCAATGTCTCTCGCATCCTCCCCTCGATGATTAAAGCCGAAGTAGTCATCTGcgtttgaagagctctggAGGGTACCTAGAGATTTTGAACGCTGTTCCAGCGAAGGTCTCACAGGAATTTCTGTCTTCTGAGGTGAATTGCTGGCAGATGCTGAAGTAGATGGAacctgctcttcttcttcatcctcagTAACAGCGTTCAAACCTACTGTACTCAGTGCCCTCGGATAGGGCCCTCTGAAGCTTGGACATGGAGCTTTTTTGTCAGAAccgaagaagctttttagCCTAGATTTTATGCTTTCATTGCTACCACGCCTGCTGCTAGAGTTTGAGTGACTATCTGGATTTGACATAGAGTTTGGTCTCTTTTTATAAGGATAGTGCAGTTCCAGGACCCCGTTTCTGGTCGAAGAAttagaaaagcttcttctgtCACTCCCGGACCTATCATTACCCCCAGAGGATGTAAGAGCATTAGTCCTTTTGCGTCTTCTGCGTCTACGTCTTCGCGGGACAGTTCTATAGGTTGGCAGCTCCCTGAAGTCAAGGTCGAGGGCAACACCTATTCCAATGCTGAGATACATGCTCCACATTATCATGTCGTCAACATGCGAAAAACTCAGCATAAATTGCTCTGTTTCACAACGAAGACGCAACACGAAAGTTTTCCTACTGTAATCGGTGGGAATGCCAAACTTCGCAAACTGTAATGAGTAGGTTCTGAAAAGCCTATTATTAGTTAGGTACTTCGCTTTGTCTTTGGTAATTCTCTGGCTGATGGATTCTTGGTCTGCTTTGTTGAACTGGTAAGTGCCCTTAGACGCTAGCGAGTTGAAAATTGAATGGTGGCCCTCGTATTCTATATCGGGATCCACGGATTCTCCACCGAAATGCGATTTTCCGTTGCAATAGTTTTTGATATTCCTTGTCAGAGAAGGATCGATGAGATAAAAGTTGAGCTGAGTAGAGTTGATCTCCATTATAAAGTTTTTCCAACTTCGAGAGGGAGAACAATTGTAGGGATCCAGCCACTCCATTTTCATTGACACTACAGTCACTTCTTCCACAGAGGGCGAGTAAGCGGGAAGAACACCACTGTCTTGGGTCTCGTACACAGGATACGTGATCCTTCTGTTCGGGTTTGCTGACTTATAGCTTGGAGGTTTTGCTGGTTGCGGGTCGATCCAAGCAAAAATATCTTCTTCCGACGCGCCCGCTTTCTCGGCTCCCCTTCCCGGATCTGACTTGGACTTTTTGACTTTCACCATCGGATCCTTCAAAGGTTTGTCAatagcttcaaaaattttcccAGTTCCTTCTGTTGACGATATGGACGTACTGGAGCACGCAGATTTCGTCTTCCCAATGCTTGTATGCTTGATATACTTCGACTTTCTAGCATTGGCGACTTCACTCATTTTGTGTCACTTTGAGTTGATCAAAGCCTGGTTTGACTCCAACACCCAAATGCGAgttgtttgaagaaaaggcaCCGCTCAACAGTGCGTATTGATTGTTTTTGAGTGCCCGCAGTAGGGTCGTGCAGTTTGATTCAATTCTCTCCGGAATAGCAAGCAAGGGCTTGTCTAAAAACTAATATCAGTAATTAGTAGCACAATACGAACAAATAACGGTTGACACTATATATGTGTTCGATAACTTCTAGCTCACTATTCGTTCGTCATATAAAAAAAGTCATTACTTAGCACACGAAATGCACGAATTTCACCTCTCATCCTGAACAATCAATTGTTTTTCTAAACTGATGGAATAATTTTCCGTAATTTGCATCAAAGCCTCGCGTCTTGTATCTTAGTTGGTGTTAAGATGCAAGGGAACAACCTCAGAGTTAGGTCATCCTATGCTGATTTATGCAGCAgatgaagctgttgaagTAGTATGATGTTTTAAGGCTTTTatttgatgttttcattgttACATAGCTCTTGGATGGGCAGGAGTCTGTCCACGGATCCCCGGGCTGCTTTTCGTGTGTGAGCCAAAAGCGTGTATGTAGTATTCGTAACGTTGGTCTAACATGGAGACAGTCAGCCGAACGACTTTTGTTTGTTCTGATTATTTCGCAGAGCATATCTATAGTGCTATTCCTAACAATGTTGGGGAATTGTATAACCCGATGTTTGTTTATTCTTGTTGTCCAGGTAGTGGTCAAGATGAGTTAGACTCTCCCTTGAAGGAGGGATTCCATGAAATTCTGTCGAGCACCTTCTCCAAGGCTTTGGTACTCGTTTTCAGCCAAATTTTGAGGTTTGTCGCCCTGATCCATCTcgctgtttttgtttgcCTGTATCATTGCGGGATCAAGAGGGCCTTTTTTGACCATGTTTGTAATGAGTTCGTAAACAATTTGGGATGCTGCCGTAGA contains:
- the LSM7 gene encoding Sm-like protein LSM7 (highly similar to uniprot|P53905 Saccharomyces cerevisiae YNL147W LSM7 Component of small nuclear ribonucleoprotein complexes involved in RNA processing splicing and decay), with the protein product MSEVQQSKRKFEGPKREAIVNLSKYADNKIRVKLAGGRLVVGVLKGYDQLMNLVLDETVEHLRDPEDDTVILEGQTRELGLVVIRGTMLLTLSPMDGSEIISNPHGPEEEF
- the FUR1 gene encoding uracil phosphoribosyltransferase (highly similar to uniprot|P18562 Saccharomyces cerevisiae YHR128W FUR1 Uracil phosphoribosyltransferase synthesizes UMP from uracil involved in the pyrimidine salvage pathway) produces the protein MSTEPFKNVIMLPQTNQLTGLYTIIRDQNTKRPDFIFYADRIIRLLVEEGLNHLPVQPRTVETSTNQKYEGVSFLGKICGVSIVRAGESMEQGLRECCRSVRIGKILIQRDEETAQPKLFFEKLPEDIAERYVFLLDPMLATGGSAAMATEVLIKRGVKPERIFFLNLICSKEGVDYYHSKFPGVKIVTGAVDPCLDENKYLVPGLGDFGDRYYCL
- the ARP1 gene encoding actin-related protein 1 (similar to uniprot|P38696 Saccharomyces cerevisiae YHR129C ARP1 Actin-related protein of the dynactin complex required for spindle orientation and nuclear migration putative ortholog of mammalian centractin), whose translation is MSGSHGLYNQPVVLDNGSGIIKAGFSGEEQPKCFEYSLIGTPKYNKVMAGGLASDSQLIGNEAQKMRGLLKLHYPLEHGVVQDWPGLEQLWTHVFYNSLKLANIEEHPMLITEAPLNPMKNRNKMCEMLFETFGSPAVYVSIQAVLALYAGGRTTGCVIDCGDGCCQSVPVYDGFTLPSAIQRIDVAGRDITEFLQLLLRKSSGVTLSSSSEREIVRMIKEKACFVATDVGNEEQNYEGANSAELETRFKLPDGKILTLGAEKFRAPEVLFQPHLIGSEFCSIQEMCQQSISKVDLDLRSSLYSSIVLSGGSTMFSGFGDRLLSEIRKTSEPNTKIKIFAPPERKYSTWIGGSILAGLSTFEKLWVTRAEWQENPQCIHSRFM
- a CDS encoding KLTH0B05962p (conserved hypothetical protein), which codes for MSSKRTLKQILDSEYVEGSDEEADGISNAETAADVDDNEEEVDRSFCIDCKDMKTEIICKDCEEHFCVVCFDMIHRSGRRKKHEYVKVSLQPEELPANEQEQQALQNSNNVVSEQNPLAGDGAEPGVTQGVNSLDLKMLAMLAKHARFIPMRLAPEERHLLRLLEAALNVSEYTDRVDIISYKSKAKRIVEQLKEMCSVLCGLVIASNLRTGQKLLEMKNFSDNAAWFQDVFEIGRRYKIMNPEKMRDTYGKLCYMIMDSRLPQIEEHMEFHLFKPLSTVHSFLSSKPEDRGQALKIFEDKLILYATSQISPVGKSRPEINRLIKQKEAAIEKLASKYSSRYFSKDDIRQVLYSIGDYNAYINMNRRPIMRMLERLEAFNNPTIATQYPIGIQYGRGGARLTHDHARQMHYVQQSLTLWSVIQREMIHLWYIADQDLYNPNEYRLASTGQGLNRIKACPMLYREMHNILSECRSKCDAWVGSSVVHLGDDAVPNALFFLDKYTQVPNILIPFDQALMKINELVDNDPKLLEYIEGEYGSTDGLKLTILQDAFAHMFDGSGADNFYMSGSCIDGRLTSAWNHTNMISKKKYYKIFLMTGFIGFNGQDGF
- the MPF1 gene encoding Mpf1p (similar to uniprot|P38835 Saccharomyces cerevisiae YHR131C Hypothetical ORF); its protein translation is MSEVANARKSKYIKHTSIGKTKSACSSTSISSTEGTGKIFEAIDKPLKDPMVKVKKSKSDPGRGAEKAGASEEDIFAWIDPQPAKPPSYKSANPNRRITYPVYETQDSGVLPAYSPSVEEVTVVSMKMEWLDPYNCSPSRSWKNFIMEINSTQLNFYLIDPSLTRNIKNYCNGKSHFGGESVDPDIEYEGHHSIFNSLASKGTYQFNKADQESISQRITKDKAKYLTNNRLFRTYSLQFAKFGIPTDYSRKTFVLRLRCETEQFMLSFSHVDDMIMWSMYLSIGIGVALDLDFRELPTYRTVPRRRRRRRRKRTNALTSSGGNDRSGSDRRSFSNSSTRNGVLELHYPYKKRPNSMSNPDSHSNSSSRRGSNESIKSRLKSFFGSDKKAPCPSFRGPYPRALSTVGLNAVTEDEEEEQVPSTSASASNSPQKTEIPVRPSLEQRSKSLGTLQSSSNADDYFGFNHRGEDARDIAVTTPGSPGSPGSEVSIGGATIASGELQLQSGYHNNVGLQNDLDELQQVIYEHNGEEGEETEDSPTFGNTDNDDEGEEEDDDDIDSLHPHTATAATSIYQEEGIFHDSEDDYYYVVDRGDAFRRRASSVTSNLSSIPYGSCEVKWHPPRKEMSRRRYIRDSLRCIRPLPEDEEWLGKVLICPTQAPAYETNNPPISGYILGGGKPGKSKAPKFRNFKTDKGVILNKCKNHFVKPYIVGPVGFLKTNARC